From one Macaca nemestrina isolate mMacNem1 chromosome 3, mMacNem.hap1, whole genome shotgun sequence genomic stretch:
- the LOC105486316 gene encoding 60 kDa heat shock protein, mitochondrial — protein sequence MLRLPTVFRQMRPVSRVLAPHLTRAYAKDVKFGADARALMLPGVDLLADAVAVTMGPKGRTVIIEQSWGSPKVTKDGVTVAKSIDLKDKYKNIGAKLVQDVANNTNEEAGDGTTTATVLARSIAKEGFQKISKGANPVEIRKGVMLAVDAVIAELKKQSKPVTTPEEIAQVATISANGDKEIGNIISDAIKKVGRKGVITVKDGKTLNDELEIIQGMKFDRGYISPYFINTSKGQKCEFQDAYVLLSEKKISSVQSIVPALEIANAHRKPLVIIAEDVDGEALSTLVLNRLKVGLQVVAVKAPGFGDNRKNQLKDMAIATGGAVFGEEGLTINVEDVQPHDLGKVGEVIVTKDDAMLLKGKGDKVKIEKRIQEIIEQLDVTTSEYEKEKLNERLAKLSDGVAVLKVGGTSDVEVNERKDRVTDALNATRAAVEEGIVLGGGCALLRCIPALDSLTPANEDQKIGIEIIKGTFKIPAMTIAKNAGVEGSLIVEKIMQSSSEVGYDAMAGDFVNMVEKGIIVPTKVVRTALLDAAGVASLLTTAEVVVTEIPKEEKDPGMGAMGGMGGGMGGGMF from the coding sequence ATGCTTCGGTTACCCACAGTCTTTCGCCAGATGAGACCGGTGTCCAGAGTACTGGCTCCTCATCTCACTCGGGCTTATGCCAAAGATGTAAAATTTGGTGCAGATGCCCGAGCCTTAATGCTTCCAGGTGTAGACCTTTTAGCCGATGCTGTGGCTGTTACAATGGGGCCAAAGGGAAGAACAGTGATTATTGAGCAGAGCTGGGGAAGTCCCAAAGTAACAAAAGATGGTGTGACTGTTGCAAAGTCAATTGACTTAaaggataaatataaaaacattggAGCTAAACTTGTTCAAGATGTTGCCAATAACACAAATGAAGAGGCTGGGGATGGCACTACCACTGCTACTGTACTGGCACGCTCTATAGCCAAGGAAGGCTTCCAGAAGATTAGCAAAGGTGCTAATCCCGTGGAAATCAGGAAAGGTGTGATGTTAGCTGTTGATGCTGTAATTGCTGAACTTAAAAAGCAGTCTAAACCTGTGACCACCCCTGAAGAAATTGCACAGGTTGCTACAATTTCTGCAAATGGAGACAAAGAAATTGGCAATATCATCTCTGATGCAATAAAAAAGGTTGGAAGAAAGGGTGTCATCACAGTAAAGGATGGAAAAACACTGAATGATGAATTAGAAATTATCCAAGGCATGAAGTTTGATCGAGGCTATATTTCTCCATACTTTATTAATACATCAAAAGGTCAGAAATGTGAATTCCAGGATGCCTATGTTCTGctgagtgaaaagaaaatttctagcGTCCAGTCCATTGTACCTGCTCTTGAAATTGCCAATGCTCACCGTAAGCCTTTGGTCATAATCGCTGAAGACGTTGATGGAGAAGCTTTAAGTACACTCGTCTTGAATAGGCTAAAGGTTGGTCTTCAGGTTGTGGCAGTCAAGGCTCCAGGGTTTGGTGACAATAGAAAGAACCAGCTTAAAGATATGGCTATTGCTACTGGTGGTGCAGTGTTTGGAGAAGAGGGGTTGACCATAAATGTTGAAGACGTTCAGCCTCATGACTTAGGAAAAGTTGGAGAGGTCATTGTGACCAAAGACGATGCCATGCTCTTAAAAGGAAAAGGTGACAAGGTTAAAATTGAAAAACGTATTCAAGAAATCATTGAGCAGTTAGATGTCACAACTAgtgaatatgaaaaggaaaaactgaatgaACGGCTGGCAAAACTTTCAGATGGAGTAGCTGTGCTGAAGGTTGGTGGGACAAGTGATGTTGAAGTGAATGAAAGGAAAGACAGAGTTACAGATGCACTTAATGCTACAAGAGCTGCTGTTGAAGAAGGCATTGTTTTGGGAGGGGGTTGTGCCCTGCTTCGATGCATTCCAGCCTTGGACTCATTGACTCCAGCTAATGAAGATCAAAAAATTGGTATAGAAATTATTAAAGGAACATTCAAAATTCCAGCAATGACCATTGCTAAGAATGCAGGTGTTGAAGGATCTTTGATAGTTGAGAAAATTATGCAGAGTTCCTCAGAAGTTGGTTATGATGCTATGGCTGGAGATTTTGTGAATATGGTGGAAAAAGGAATTATTGTCCCAACAAAGGTTGTGAGAACTGCTTTATTGGATGCTGCTGGTGTGGCCTCTCTGTTAACTACAGCAGAAGTTGTCGTCACAGAAATTCCTAAAGAAGAGAAGGACCCTGGAATGGGTGCAATGGGTGGAATGGGAGGTGGTATGGGAGGTGGCATGTTCTAA